From the Deferrivibrio essentukiensis genome, the window AAAGTACACTCGGGTGGAACAATACTTGAGTAAATCATCTTTTGCAAAGGGTCACCGGCAATTCGGTCATTTAACAGAACTAAATCTTTAAGTTTCAGATACTTAACCCACCCTTCTATTACCTGGCCATGTATTAATCTGTCATCTACTCTGAAAATAATCTTCCCAATACTCATTTTTTTAATAATTCTCCCGCAATGATAATACTATCTTTTGCTGTATTAGATGCAAATTTTGCAAGCTCCTGTGGGGATGCAACATCTTTTCTAATACTGAAAGCCTTTATTATCATTGGTAAATTCACACCTGTAACAACTTCTACATTTTTGTCATCCAGATATGCCATGGCAATATTTGAAGGGCTACCCCCAAACATATCCGTTAGGATTAAAAGACCATCATTTTGATATTTCTCTTTAAGTGAGTCCAACCTTGTAGCAAGTTCACTAAGTGATGACCCGCTCTGAACAGATAAAATGTCTACTTTGTCCTGCTTACCGATTATCATCTCTGCTGTCTTCAATAACTCCACGCCAAGTGAGCCGTGAGTTAAAATAATTATCCCAATCATTTCAGCTCCTGTTTATATCTCTGTGTTTTACATAAACTTTCTGCGATGTTTTTCTAAATATATAATCACCAATAAATTTTGCAATTGCAACTGACCTGTGTTTTCCACCTGTGCAACCAAAAGATACTGTCAAAAATTTTTTCCCTTCTTGAATAAAATTAGGGATTAGAAAGGTTAAAAGAGGTTTTATTTTCCTCAAAAACTCCTTTGTCCTTTTATCTGAAAATACATAACTAAAGACTTCATCATCCAAACCTGTCTTCCCTCTCAAATGTTCCTCAAAATGAGGATTTTTAAGAAATCTCACATCCAAAACTATATCCGATTCAGGTGGAACACCATACTTAAAACCGAATGATTGCACTGTAATATACATTGAGTTTGATGAGTCAATGAAATAGCTTTCAATCTGTCTGGACAACTCGTGCACATTCATATCTGAAGTATCAATAACAATATCAGCTATCTCTTTTATATCCTTTAGCATATCTTTTTCTTTTCTAATCGAGGCCACAAGGTCTTCCCCCATAGGGTGAGTCCGCCTGGTTTCTTTATACCTCTTTATCAAAGAATCTTCATCTGCATCAAGAAATATGACATCTGCCGCATACTTTGATTTTAGAATAGATATAATTTCGCCGACTTTTTTAATGTCCTTACTCCTTGAATCAAGCACAAGGGCAATCTTTTGCACCTCAACATTGAAATCAAAAAGCACCTGCACAAATTTGTCCATAATAAAAAGCGGCAAATTATCTATTGTATAATAGCCTAAGTCTTCCAATGCCTTTGCTGCTGTAGATTTCCCGGCACCGGAACAACCGGTCAAAATAACAAGCGATAAATTATACAATTACTCAACCCCCTGAGTCCTCATTACCTTTTTGATTTCAACTTTTCTGTTACTCTCTATTTTTTTAAGCAGCTTCTCTTCAAACTCCTTTGCCGCATCATATCCCATATACTTAAGCAAATGTTTTTTGGCTGCAGCCTCTACAATTACAGCCATATTTCTTCCAGGTGAAACAGGTAAAGTAATTAATGGTAATTTCAAGCCCAAAATATCATACCTTTGTTCATCAAGCCCAGTTCTATCATAATATTCGTCCTGCTTCCAATCTATAAAATTAACCACAAGCTCAACCCTTTTACGAAGTCTAATGGCATTGACACCATACATATCTTTTACATTTAATATCCCAAGCCCTCTGACCTCTAAATTATATTTTAAGAGGTCATTACTTGTCCCAACAAGGTAATCCTGCTTTCTGCTAATATGAACAGCATCGTCTGCTATAAGCCTGTGCCCCCTCTTAATAAGCTCAAGTGCACACTCACTTTTTCCTATTCCACTTCTCCCTATAACCAAAACACCAATCCCATGAACATCCATCAACACACCATGGACAATTATCTCAGGTGCAAGTCTGTCCTCAAGATATGAAGATATCCCGGAAATAGCCATTGAGCTTAATAGCCTTGTACGAAACAAAGGGATTTCAAATTCTTTAACTATTTCAATTAATATATGAGGAATTCTAAGATTTTTCGTAACTACAAAACACGCTATATCTTTTTCACACAATTTTCTGAGATTATTTAATGCCACACTTTCAGACAACCCTGAAAGATATGATATCTCTGTATTACCAAGTATTTGAACTCTACCAGAATGAATATGATCGGTATAACCCGCCAGTGCAAGCCCCGGTTTCTGGATTCGGTAATTTGTAAGTAATTTGGAGTGGATACTTTTTTTGCCGTAAATTAATTTAAGCTCCAAATCTTTGGCTTCCGGAAGCAA encodes:
- the hprK gene encoding HPr(Ser) kinase/phosphatase; the protein is MEKVPVSELLLPEAKDLELKLIYGKKSIHSKLLTNYRIQKPGLALAGYTDHIHSGRVQILGNTEISYLSGLSESVALNNLRKLCEKDIACFVVTKNLRIPHILIEIVKEFEIPLFRTRLLSSMAISGISSYLEDRLAPEIIVHGVLMDVHGIGVLVIGRSGIGKSECALELIKRGHRLIADDAVHISRKQDYLVGTSNDLLKYNLEVRGLGILNVKDMYGVNAIRLRKRVELVVNFIDWKQDEYYDRTGLDEQRYDILGLKLPLITLPVSPGRNMAVIVEAAAKKHLLKYMGYDAAKEFEEKLLKKIESNRKVEIKKVMRTQGVE
- the rapZ gene encoding RNase adapter RapZ — protein: MYNLSLVILTGCSGAGKSTAAKALEDLGYYTIDNLPLFIMDKFVQVLFDFNVEVQKIALVLDSRSKDIKKVGEIISILKSKYAADVIFLDADEDSLIKRYKETRRTHPMGEDLVASIRKEKDMLKDIKEIADIVIDTSDMNVHELSRQIESYFIDSSNSMYITVQSFGFKYGVPPESDIVLDVRFLKNPHFEEHLRGKTGLDDEVFSYVFSDKRTKEFLRKIKPLLTFLIPNFIQEGKKFLTVSFGCTGGKHRSVAIAKFIGDYIFRKTSQKVYVKHRDINRS
- a CDS encoding PTS sugar transporter subunit IIA encodes the protein MIGIIILTHGSLGVELLKTAEMIIGKQDKVDILSVQSGSSLSELATRLDSLKEKYQNDGLLILTDMFGGSPSNIAMAYLDDKNVEVVTGVNLPMIIKAFSIRKDVASPQELAKFASNTAKDSIIIAGELLKK